The genomic segment GATTTATCGCGCCTACTGCCGGATCTTTTCGCGTTGCGGGCTCGAATACTTGCCCGTCGAAGCGGAAAGTGGTCCGATCGGGGGGGATGCGTCCCATGAGTTCATGATTCCCGCCGCTAACGGCGAAGACCGCATCGTGTTTTGCAAAAAGACGAACTACGCGGCGAACCTGGAACGTGCGGAAACCGGGCGAACGCCTCCCGTGATCGCGACGTCCGCCGACGCGAAAGCCGTGGCTAAGCTGCATACTCCCAACGTCGGTAGCATCGAAACGGTTTGCAAACTGCTGAAGTGCAAGCCCGAGAAGATGGTCAAAACGCTGATCTTCATCGCCGACGAAAAGCCGGTTGCGGTGCTGCTGCGTGGCGATCATGAGGCCAATGAAGGAAAAATCCGACGGGCACTCGGCGTGAAAGTGCTCGAACTGGCCGATCCTGACACGATTCTGAAGGTCACGGGGGCACCCGTTGGCTTCGCGGGTCCGGTCGGGATCAAATGTCCGATCTTCGCCGATCACGACGTTCCCTTGGTCGTCAATGCGATCACCGGGGCGAACGAAGGCGATTATCACCTGGCGAACGTCAATGTGGGACGCGACTACAGCCTCGAGACCACCTTCGATCTGCGAAACGCCGCAGCGGGCGATCCAAGTCCACGAGGCGAAGGAACGCTGGAACTGGTGCACGGCATCGAAGTCGGTCACGTCTTCAAGTTGGGCACAAAGTACAGCACGTCGATGGACGCACTATACGACGATGAATCGGAAACTCGTAAGCCGATCATCATGGGCTGCTATGGGATCGGTGTGAACCGTATCCTGGCGGGTCTGGCGGAAACACGCCATGACGAACAGGGATTGATCTGGCCATTGGCAGTGGCTCCATACGAAGTGATCGTCAGTGTCATTGGAGCCAACGAAACGGACACCCTGTCCGCTGCCGAGACGTTCTATCAGGAACTGAAAGCGGCAGGTGTCGATGTGCTACTGGACGACCGCGACTTGCGTCCGGGTGTCAAATTTAAAGACGCAGACCTGATCGGAATTCCGCTACGTGTAAATTACGGCGGCAAAGGGCTGAAAGAGGGGATTGTCGAGTTGAAATGGCGCACGAGTGCCGATTCGCAGCGCGTGGCAACCGCCGACGCACTGAAAACAGTCCTTGAGCAACTCGCCGAGCGACGACGTACGGACGCGGCGAGCGTTCCGGAATAAAGGAGTTTTGGATCGCCAGGGCTTCGCGACGGCGGAGCCCTGATCATTCATGACTTTGCGTGATAGTTTAGTTTGGTCTGCTGTTGCCGCTTGTGTGCCACTGGGCTATGCCAGTGCCGATGGACATGCAGGTGTGCCAGATCGGTGATTGGAGGCGTCTCTCTGTAGTAAATAGGTACTTAAAGAGATGCATTTTCATGGCTGAAATTGTGACCTTCGTTGCCGTGTTCCACCATCATGGTCGACGGGCACTGGCGGAGCCAGTGGCACACAGTCCAGAAGTGTTGAGTGAAGGAATTTGATGTTCGGCGGATGCTGAAGTGCCAGGACTTTTTAGAGGTGAGGAGCCGGTAGAAATCACGGGGGCTGGCTCCGTCCAGATACAAAAATGCCATGAAATAGTGGACACCGAGGTGCCTGTCCCCCTTGTTTCAACCGAACGATGAGAGGCGGATGTCGATGGCCGACGATGACGCTTCGCTATTGGCTGGCGTTCGCCGCGGTGAGGCGGCCGCGTGGGAGCGATTGATTGCCCGGTATGAAGGGCGTTTGCTCGCGTTTGCTCGCAGTCGACTCTCGGATATGGCGGCCGCGGAAGATGTCGTTCAAGAGGCGTTTCTCGGGTTTTTGATTTCGCTGCCGAACTATCAGGATTCGACGCCGCTTGAGTCATTCCTCTTTTCGATCACGGCCCACAAGTTGACGGATGCGTTGCGTAAAGTCGGTCGCTGGCCGCTGTTATCGCGTGTGGCCGCGTTTGAGGCGGGATCGATCGACGAACCCGCCAGCCGTGAGCGAAAAGTGTCGAGCATGGCGCGCAGCCGCGAACGGCGGGTGGGTGAACAACGCGTGCTGGCGGATTGCCTGAAAGACTTGATCCAGTCCTGGTTCAGCCGAGGCGAGTTTCAGCGACTGGAGTGTGTTGAACTGCTGTTCGTGTTGGGTTGGTCCAACAATGACGTGGCGGCGAAACTGGGAATCAGCGAACAAACCGTCGCCAATCACAAAAGCTTCGTCGTCGGAAAACTGAAATCCGCGGCCACGGCCGCAAAGCTGCGGAATGTCGATTGGAACTCATTGCGAGTCGAATGACCTGTCCCGGGATGAGTCGGATCTCTCAGCTGTTTGGAAATCATCGCCCGATCGGATGCGAACCAAATTAAGTTTTCACGACTCTTGGATTCAATGGGCCGCTGGATCGATGCACTCACCATGCGTTCGACGACGTAAGTGGGGCAGGCGCTCAATCGCCGTCGTGGCCGTTTTTCGCAGGCTTCCTTGAGCTTCCGTTTTGCTCGAGCAGCCTGATTCGCCGACGGGAAGCGTGCATTTCCCGTCTCAGATAGGATTGGACCTTCGACGCACCATGTTCCTGACTCACATGAACCGACCGAGTGTCTCACATCAGGGGAAAGCTGGTGACGAGGATCACTGGCAGAAACCGCCGAACACCGTAGGTTTCACGGGGGAATCGAGCTGCCATTGACGTTTTTTGCCGATTCACACATAGTTCCGACCTCCCCAGATCCCGCTGTTTCTCATTTATGTAGAAAAGTTTGCTCGATGTCCGAGACGCCAGATCGTTTGGAAGCCGCTCGTTTGGAAAAGCTCGCGAAAATCGAAGCACTGGGGCTTGATCCCTGGGGCCAACGGTTTGACGGCCATATTCCAATCGCCAAGGCGCGTGATTTGTGCCCGACCGAGAACGGCGTGGACGGTGATACGGTCCGCATTGCTGGCCGGATCATGAAGTGGCCGAAAACGGGCAAGCTGAACTTCCTGCACGTGCAGGACTACAGTGGCCGCATCCAGTTGATGCTGTCACAGAAGGACTCGACGCCCGAAACCTGGGCGCTCTTGGAATGTCTCGATCTCGGCGATCTGATCGGCGTCGAGGGCCGCGTCCGCGTCACGAACACAGGTGAAAAGACGGTCTTCGTGACCGAACTTGTCATCCTGTGCAAATCGCTGGCACAGCCGCCCGAGAAGTTTCACGGATTGCAGGATAAAGAGCAGTTGCTGCGTCAGCGGTATGTGGACCTGATCTACACCGAAGGGGTGCTGGATCGGATGTTCAAGCGACTGCGGATTATCGACTCGATCCGAAGTACGCTGCGCGGTGAAAGCTTTTACGAAGTGGAAACACCCGTGCTGCACGCGATCGCGGGTGGTGCGGCGGCGCGTCCATTTGTCACGCATCACAACGCACTCGACATTCCCCTGTTTCTGCGGATCGCGCTCGAACTGCATCTGAAGCGACTGATGGTCGGCGGGATCGAACGCGTGTACGAAATTGGTCGCGTCTTCCGGAACGAGGGTGTCGACAGTACTCACAATCCCGAATTCACGATGATCGAGCTGTATCAGGCATACGGCGACTACAACGCGATGATGGATCTGGCCGAGAAGTTGATCTCGCAAGCGGCGATCGCTGCGAACGGGACGGCCGTCGTGCCGTGGGGCGATAAGACAATCGATTTCACTCCACCGTTTCAACGAGCCAAGTACGGTGACCTGTTCCGTGAACACGCCGGTTGCGAGATGCACGACACGGCGGCCGTTGCTGAAGTCGCGAAGAAGCTGCATATCGAAACCGCGAACCGCCATCCAGACGTCATCGTCAACGACGTCTTTGAAGCGACTGTGGAAGACAAGCTGATCGGCCCCGTGTTCGTCATCGACTATCCTGCGTCGATGTGTCCGTTGACCAAACGCAAGCGAAATGATCCCGCCATTGCCGAACGGTTCGAGATGTTCGTCGACGGGATGGAAGTGGCGAACGCCTACACGGAATTGAACGACCCACGGCTGCAGGAAGAGTTGTTCCGGACGCAGCTTCAGGGGTTGGCCGAAGATGATTCGATGGCCAAGATGGATCACGATTTCGTACGAGCATTGAAGGTGGGGATGCCACCTGCCGGGGGCATGGGAATCGGGATCGACCGGTTGATCATGTTGCTGACGAATACAAACAGTATTCGTGACGTGATCTTCTTCCCCTTGCTGAAACCGGAACAAGAGAAGTAATTTGGACGGTGGCAATTTGCTGTAACATGGCAATTCGTTAAACGACGGCCTTGCGCACGGATCAACCGAACTCAATCATGCCAAAGGACTGGCGATGTACAAACTGCTTCTCTGCCAGCGGTACCTGCGAACGCGGTATATCGCGTTGGCCAGTATTATCAGTGTGACGCTGGGCGTCGCCACGATGATCGTCGTCAATTCCGTCATGGCGGGATTCGGCACGGAAATGCGTAGCCGAATCCAGGGCATTTTGTCCGACATCATCATCATCACCCGTAGCATGAACGGCGAGATCGATCCCGAAGCCCGAAAGGCAGAGGTCCGCGAACTGGTGGGCGACTACATCACCGGCGTGACGGCGACGGTCGAGATCCATGCGATTCTGAGTTACAAGTACGGGGGGGACTGGGTCCCACATCCGATCAACCTGGTCGGAATCGACCCGGAATCGAAATCGGAAGTCGGGCCGATCGTCGGCTATCTGCAAAGTTATAACTCGCAAGAGGTTGATGGCGTCAAATTGCCGCCCGAGAGATCGAAAGATGAACCGCTGGGTTGGGAATTGACGCCGGCCGCCATGGCCGAGCGTGTCGAGCGAGCTCGCTGGTACAAAGACCAGGAACTGAAACGGGAAATGATGGCGAGCGGTGCTGCACCCGCTGCCGATCCGGCTGCGGCCGGTGGTGATTCGCTGCTCGATCTGGAGATGCCTGATGAGGCGCCGGCGCTCGGGAAGTTGCGAAAAGGGCGATTGTTTGTTGGCGTCGGACTGGCGACCTACACGCAGGTGGACCCCGACACGCAGAAGCTAAAAACGTACGACATGATCAAGCCTGGCGATGACGTGAAAATCAGCACGATCCAGGCGGGCGCCCCCGAACCTGTCCATTTCGAAGCGACGATCGTCGACACCTTCAAGACTGGAATGAGCGAATACGATTCGACGCTGGTCTACTGCAATCTGGATCATCTTCAAGAGGTTCGCAAGATGATTCACACCAAGGAAGACGGCAGTACCGTCGGTGGGTTCACCTCGCTGCAGATCAAGTTGAAGGATTACAAAGACGCACCGAAAGTGATGGATCTGCTGCGAACACACTTCTCGGCCGATCGCTACATCGTGAAAACCTGGGAACAGCAGCAGGGACCGTTGCTGGCGGCGGTCGATGTCGAATCGTCGATTCTGAACATCTTGTTGTTCCTCATCATCACGGTCGCGGGCTTCGGAATCCTCGCGATCTTTTTCATGATCGTGGTGGAAAAGACTCGCGATATCGGAATTTTGAAAGCCCTGGGGGCCAGTTCGTCGGGCGTCATGTCGATCTTCCTGACCTATGGACTGCTACTGGGCATGGTCGGGGCGGGGGCAGGGGTTGTCTTCGGGCTCTTGTTCGTGCATTACATCAACGAGATCGAAGCATTTGTGACGCTGGTGACCGGGCGAGAGGTCTTTCCCGAGAAGATTTACTACTTCAAAGATATTCCGACGCATGTCGAGCCATTCACGGTGGTCTGGGTCACCGTCGGCGCGATCCTGATTGCCGTCCTGGCCAGTGTTCTGCCCGCTCGTCGTGCCGCCCGGTTGCGGCCGGTACAGGCTCTCAGATACGAATAGCACATCCTTCGTGACGATCGTCTGTCCGAAAGGGAAGTCCCATGGTCGCTACTTCGCCCACGATTAACCCCGCAAAACGAGAGCCTCTCACCATGCCTCAAACGCATGTGGCCGCCTTGGCGGTCCAGAAGTCGTACCGCAAAGGGGAACATGCCGTTCCCGTGCTGCACGGTGTCGATATCTCGGTGCGGAAAGGTGAATTTCTTTCCATCATCGGTCAGTCGGGATCGGGGAAGAGCACGCTGATGCACCTGATCGGCTTGCTCGATTCGCCGGATCTCGGTGAAGTGCAGCTCGAAGGCGAGCGGATCGACGACTTACCCGCGCGAACGCGAGACGAACTGCGAAACCGTGTCTTCGGATTCGTGTTTCAGTTCTATCACCTGCTGCCCGAAATGAGTCTGATCGAAAACGTGCTGACTCCCTTGATGATCCGTCATTCCATCTGGAGTTATTGGGCGCGACGACGTGAATACCACGACCGGGCAAAAGAGATGATCGACCGGGTTGGGTTGGGACATCGGCTGACTCACAAGCCGTCCGAACTGTCCGGCGGCGAGATGCAACGTGCGGCAATCGCCCGAGCCCTGGTCGCTCGCCCTGAAATCCTGCTGGCCGATGAACCGACCGGAAATCTGGACGCCAAAACCGGACGCGAAATCATTGACTTGATCGCCCAATTGAACGAGAAGGATCGGCTGACTATCATTATGGTTACGCACGATAAGTCCATCGCCGCGGAAGCGCATCGCACCGTGAAACTCTGCGAAGGACGAATCGAATCGCTGACCGATGCGGCCTGAGTGACCTTAAGTCAAGGTGATGGGCCGGGCGTGGCGACGATTCTGCGGAAGGGCTGAGCGGGGTCGTCGGCTGATTTCCTTCGTCGAGCGAACTCGCGATTGGTTGTCAGAATCTGTGATTTGCCGTTAAGCTGCCGACAGCCGAAAGCACTGGTGGCCAAGCGTTTCGGTTGAGGTGAGCGATTTCGCCGGATGGTGCGTCGCTTGCCAGGACGGTTGGCTCGGTCAGTGAACTCAAATCAAAAACGTGTGTCTTCGTTGATCCTGGAACATTCGCCCATGAGACGTTGGTCGAACGGTTCATGAATTCGACAATGTCTCAACCAACTCCGCGGGTCTGTTCAGGGCGGATTTCAGAAACAGGGACTGCCGCAAATGGCGCTCAAGATTTTTCTCGGTGGTAAGCTGGTCGACGAGGCCGACGCCAAGATCAGTGTGTTCGATCATGGTCTGCTGTACGGTGACGGCGTCTTCGAAGGAATTCGCGTCTACGGCGGCCGTGTCTTTCTGCACCAGAAACACATTGATCGGCTGTTTGAGAGCGCCAAGGCGATTCGTTTGACGATCCCGATGACGCCGAAAGAAGTCATGAGCGCGGTTGAGGCGACCGTTAAAGCCAATCAGATCACCGATGGATACGTTCGTCTGGTGGTGACTCGCGGTGCGGGCAGCCTGGGTCTCGATATTCGCAAGACAAGCAATCCTCAGGTGATTGTCATCGCGGATACGATCACCCTGTATCCGCCCGAGACCTACACCAAGGGGATGCATCTGGTCACGGCGAGCACGATTCGTAACCATCCGGGGGCACTTAGCGCTCGCATCAAGTCGCTGAACTATCTGAATAACATTCTCGCTCGCATCGAAGGGACCGATGCCGGAATGGTCGAAGCGTTGATGCTCAACCATAAAGGCGAAGTCGCGGAATGCACCGGCGACAACATCTTCATCGTGAAGAATCGTGTACTGATGACACCGGGGCTAGATGCGGGAATCCTCGAAGGGCTCACGCGAAATGCCGTGATCGAGCTGGCTCGCGAAGGCGGCTATGAAGTTCGCGAAATGTCGCTGACCCGTCACGACCTCTATGTGGCTGACGAAATGTTCCTGACCGGAACTGCTGCGGAAGTGGTGGCCGTGGTCAGCCTTGACGGTCGTTCGATCGGTTCCGGCCAACCCGGCCCCGTAACGAAGGATCTTCTCGAACGATTCCAGGCGTTGACGCGTTCGGGTGTCTAAGTCTGCTGCTTTGGGCCCGAGGTTACCGTTCACAGTCCGAAGCGAGGGGCAGGCACAGTTTCCCGGATTGCATGGGAATCCGCAGTGCCTCGACGAGAGCAAGTATTCCCTTTGCCGCGGGAAAATGAGCCAGTCCCCGGCCTGTGGACGGCTAGAGGCCTGACAGGAATTCCTCGATGGCCCCCCGCAGGTTGTGACCGAAATCTTCGGCTTGAAGCCGGGTGCCGACATGACGCGCTCGTTCTGCGAACGAAGGCTCTTGAAGTACTTCCTTCAAAGCCGCGATCAGGCGCGGGGTGGTCAGTCGCCGGGATGAGATGGTGACGCCGCAACCCAACGTCGCGACGCGCTGTGCGTTGTCCGGCTGGTCATGGGCAAAGGGAACCATAACCTGGGGGCGGCCGGAAGTAAGTGCCTGTGCAGTTGTTCCCACTCCGCATTGATGAACGATGGCCGCGGCCTTGGGAAACAGATGGGAAAAGGGCTCGTACGGCGAGATCAGGATTTGCGGATCAGAGACCGCAGCGGGGGGAATCCGGTGGGGTGTCTTTCCCACAAGAAACACCGCACGAAGCCCCAACGCCTTAACGGCCTTGTACGCAATTTCGTAGTAAGGCGTTTCCATCGTGACGATCGTGCTCCCCAGCGTGAAGACGACGGGAGCCGGGCCGCCGTCAAGGAACGCTTGCAGATCCGCGGATAGCTCGCTGGAGGTCTCTTCGTCGTAAAGCGGAAACCCGACTTGCCGGAGATTGGGGGGCCAATCGGGTTGTGCCGGTGCGAACTCTTTCGAAAATAGCGCCAGGCAGCCGTACGGCGAGTGGCCATGAATCAACGGATTCTTCGACGATGGTGGCAAACCGATTTGTGAACGAAGTCGTGCGACCGGTTCAAACCAGGGATTGGTCTGCTTGACCAGGGTTCCTAGCAGCCAACCCATGAATCGCGGCCCCAGAAATTTCAGTCGCGGCAGGAAGTTGAAGAATCCCAGCTTGGGTGGGTCGTAGGCCGAAAAGTAGACGGAAGGCTGCAGTACGGTGGAAATCCACGGAATTCCCAGCTCTTCCGCGACAATCGGTCCCGCGAAAGTGAGGACATGCGAAACGATCAGGTCGTGTTCGGGTGCGATCTCTTTGATCGTCCGGTAACTGTCCTGCAGAAAAGGCAGGACAAGTGATCGAACCACGAACTGACTGCCGGTCAGAGGATGATTGGCTCGGGCCGTCCAGACTTCGGGTGGCCCCAGTTCTTCCTCACCAGGTTTGACGGGCACAAAGCGAATTCCGACCCGCTCGACCTGCTCGCGATAATGTGTGTGCGTCGCGATCGTGACCTGGTCACCGTTGGCCTTGAACACTCGAGCCATCGCGATATACGGGTTGAGATCGCCGTAGGAACCAAACGTCGTGAATAAAATTCGGCGCATGAAGTGGGCTCGGATAGCGGAACGGAAGATCCATTTCAAAGCGGTCGCTGTTCAATTCGTCGCGACCACGACTGTAGCACAGGCACCGAGCTGAACGCAGTGAAGCGGGGAAGTACGCGACTGTGAAGAACTTGGCGCGCTTTGACGCGTCGGCCGCCGGATTGTTGGCTGTCCTGTTTCCGATCAAATGGGCTGTATCGTTCTCTGGCGTCACGGCGGTGATCTCGACCGGCAGGAAGTGCAGAACGCCCATTGCGGCGATTGAATAACTGTGATATCACATGGACCTTCCATTGAAGGATTCGGCACGACAATTCCAAGGATTGGATCTGCGTCGGCCAGTGGTCTAGGAGACCGCTCGGTTGGGCAAGGAGATAGCCCGTTGACAGCTGCCTCGACTCAAAAGTTGCGAGTGTTGTTCGTCGATGACGAACCGGCGATTCGCGACGTTATGAAACTCGAACTTCCGCGCATGGGACATGATGTCGTCATGTGTGAAGATGGCTATGCCGCTCTCAAGGCATTAGACAAACAACCGTTCGACGCTGCGATCGTCGACCTGCGCATGCCAGGCTTAAGCGGTTGGGACGTCATCGAACATATCAAACGGGTCTCACCCGAGACCGAAGTGATTATCAGTACCGGTCACGGCGATATCGATGCCGCGATTCAGGCTGTTCGTAGTGGTGCGTACGATTTTCTCCGCAAGCCGTGCAAGCTGGTTGAAATCTCGGCGGCACTAAAACGCGTCGCGGAAAAGCGGATGCTGACCAACAAGACGATCGCGCTGGAAAGCCGCCTGAAGGCGGTGGAAGGGTCACCCGATCTGATCGGGCACTCGGCGCCGATGCTGATGGTCAAAAAGCTTTGCGAAAAAATCGCGCCGACAGATTCGAGCGTCTTGATTCAGGGTGAAACCGGGACGGGTAAGGAACTGGTGGCCCGCCGAATCCATGACCTGAGTCCGCGAGCCAACATGCCGTTTGTGCCTGTGAACTGTGGGGCACTCGCCGAGCATCTGGTCGAAAGCGAACTGTTCGGTCACGGCAAGGGAGCCTACACCGGCGCCGAAAAGTCGCGCAAAGGCCTGATTGAAGTGGCCAACGGCGGAACACTGTTCCTCGACGAATTCGGCGAACTCGACAAGGGAATGCAGGTCAAGCTGCTGCGGTTCCTCGAATCGGGTGAAGTTCGCCGCGTGGGTGAGAACGATGCGTTTCATGTCGATGTGCGCGTCGTGTGTGCCACCAACCGGCACCTGCAAAAGATGGTGGCCGATGGCGTGTTCCGCGAAGATTTGTACTTCCGCATCAATACGTTCGAAATCGCCTTGCCCGCACTCCGCGAACGAAAAGATGACATCCCGGAATTGGCCCGGACGCTGATCGCTCGATACCTCAAGCGACGTGATGTCCCTGACACGATGCTGTCTCCCGAGACGGTCGCGGTACTCAAAAATTACGACTGGCCTGGGAATGTTCGTGAGCTGGCCAATGCGCTCGAGCGTGCGACAATCATGTGCGATGGCACCACGATTCGACCCGAGGATCTGCCGTCGCACCTGCTGCGCAATATCGATGTCACGTCGATCAAGACGCCCGCTGTCGCGGTATCGTCGACGCCTAAGACTCTGCGTGAAATCGAAATGGAACTGATCTACAAGGCGCTCGACAAGTTCAACGGCGACAAGCCAAAGGCCGCCGCGGAACTGGGGATCGCTCTGAAGACACTCTACAACAAGCTGAACGCCGACCAGACCAAGGCGGCTGGCTAAATCCGTTCGGACCTTCCGATGCATACGAAACGTGCCGTGAAGCCTTCGTTGAGACTTCACGGCACGTTTGTTTTAGGCGTTAGTGTTTACGAGAGCTGTTGGACGGCTTCTTCGACACTCGTGAGTTGTTTCTGTAGGCCCGACAACGTGCCACGCACTTCCTGCACAACTTCTGGGGGCGCGCGGTCGACAAAGCTTTGGTTTGTCAGCTTCTTCTCGTGTCCCGCGATGAAGCCACGCAATTTTTCGGCTTCTTTCTTGAGTCGTTCGACTTCCGCTTTCAGGTCGACCAGACCTTCCAGCGGCAAGTAGCCGTCTGCATCGCCCAGTGAGAAGCTGGCGCTCGCACTTGGTCGTGTGACATTCGCCCCGGCTTCCGTCAACGTTGTTTTGGCTAGCAGTTCAAATTGCGGCTGGACCTGTTTCAAATCCTGCGCGATTTCGTCTGAGCAACGGACTGAAATTGCGACCGAAATCGCCGGACTGATGTTGTAGGTGCCTCGCACATTGCGAACGGCGATGATCAGGTCCTGTAGGCGTTGAAAACGAGACTCGAGCGCATTGTCGCGCAGACCGGTCAGGCCCGATGGCCATGGGGCGACGATGATGGCTTCCTCGGTCGTCGCTGGTTCTGGTAGTCCGCGTTCAGGAGCGATCTCTCGCAGGCGTTGCCACAATTCTTCCGTGATGAAGGGCGCGAACGGGTGAAGCAATCGCAGTGTTGTGTCAAGGACTGTCACGAGCACGCGTTGAGCCGTCGGCTTGAGGGCTTCGTCTCGCAGCCGCGGTTTAATCATTTCGAGGTACCAGTCACAGAACTCGTTCCAGACGAAGTCGCGCAGTGATCGCGTCGCGGCGTCGAATTTGTAGATTCCCAGCAGCGAAGTGACTTCGTCGGTAACCGTCGCCAGACGCGACAAGATCCAGCGATCTTCGATCGCCAATTGCGAGAGATCGACCGCACCGGGCGTATAGCCCTCGAGATTCAGCATCGCGAACCGCGCCGCGTTCCAAAGTTTGTTGCAGAAGTTCCGGCCGTACTCGAATCGTTCGATGACAATGCGCGCCACCGGCTCGCCATCGTCAGGAATGTAGTTCGGCGTGGCGTACTGTGATTCCTTCTTGCATTTGAAGCATTTGATTTTTGGTTTGCCGGGTTTGAACTTCAGGTGCTGCTGCTCCTGAGGGATCACGGCCTGACAATGCGGGCATTCATATCCGACGGGCAATCGGACGTCTTGCGTTTCGCCAGCGAACGAAGCGATCGTGAATCGCATGCCGTCGCAGCCATACTTTTCGATCAACTCGATCGGGTCGACTCCGTTGCCTTTCGACTTGGACATTGTTTGTCCAAATCCATCCTGGATCTTGGGGTGAATGCAGACATGGCGGAATGGGATGTCGCCCATGTTGTAAAGACCCGTCAGCACCATTCGCGCCACCCACAGCGTGATGATGTCGCGCGATGTCACCAGCACACTGCCGGGGTAGAAGTACGAGAGTACTTCGTTCTGGCCTGAACCTGATTCGTCGGGCTTCCCATTGAGCGGCGGGTTTTGTTCCAGATTCGGCCAACCCAGCGTTTCATGCGGCCAGAGGGCAGAGCTGAACCAGGTGTCGAGCACGTCGGGATCGCGTTCCAATCCCAGTTGTTCGAAGAATTCCTCCAGTGGCCGATCGCAGTTGGTCAGGCAGACCATGACATTCATTTTGCCCTGGTCTGGATCAGACACGCGCACCGCGAACTCATGTCGCTGCGGATGCTTCTCGACTGCTTGTTTGAACTGGTGCAAACTGAAGACATCTTGCACGTCGAATGTTTTGGACCACACTGGAATGCGGTGGCCCCACCACAATTGACGGCTGATGCACCAGTCTCGCTTCTCGCCGAGCCAGCTCAGGTACGACTGGCGGTAACGTTCGGGATAGAACGTCACGCGGCCATCGTTTGCGGCATCAATGGCCGACTGAGCCAGCGTGTCCATTTTGACGAACCACTGTTCCGACAGATACGGTTCGATTGGCGTTTTGGAGCGATCGCTGTGTTTGAGGGGAATCTTCCGGTCTTCCACCTTTTCAAAGTGGCCGAGCTTTTCCATCTCGGCGACTA from the Schlesneria paludicola DSM 18645 genome contains:
- a CDS encoding glycosyltransferase, with the protein product MRRILFTTFGSYGDLNPYIAMARVFKANGDQVTIATHTHYREQVERVGIRFVPVKPGEEELGPPEVWTARANHPLTGSQFVVRSLVLPFLQDSYRTIKEIAPEHDLIVSHVLTFAGPIVAEELGIPWISTVLQPSVYFSAYDPPKLGFFNFLPRLKFLGPRFMGWLLGTLVKQTNPWFEPVARLRSQIGLPPSSKNPLIHGHSPYGCLALFSKEFAPAQPDWPPNLRQVGFPLYDEETSSELSADLQAFLDGGPAPVVFTLGSTIVTMETPYYEIAYKAVKALGLRAVFLVGKTPHRIPPAAVSDPQILISPYEPFSHLFPKAAAIVHQCGVGTTAQALTSGRPQVMVPFAHDQPDNAQRVATLGCGVTISSRRLTTPRLIAALKEVLQEPSFAERARHVGTRLQAEDFGHNLRGAIEEFLSGL
- a CDS encoding valine--tRNA ligase, whose amino-acid sequence is MTTEIPKQYDPAAAEARWFPFWEERGDFNADPPQLGEQHPKPPHVIMIPLPNVTGALHMGHALNGTLQDLLTRWRRMQGYEALWMPGTDHAGIATQSVVEKRMLEEEGKTRHDIGREALVERIWKWKDEYEARILSQLKRIGASCDWRRVRFTLDDVCSRAVRETFFKMFKDGLIFRGKRLVNWDTFLQTAVADDEVYEEDTDGHFWTFNYPVVDESGTTTGQRISFSTTRPETMLGDTAVCVHPTDERYLELIGKHVRIPVNGRVIPIIADALLADKTLGTGCVKVTPAHDPNDYACWTRNKEKLGEPINILNADGTLNANGGAWQGQDRLIAREAVVAEMEKLGHFEKVEDRKIPLKHSDRSKTPIEPYLSEQWFVKMDTLAQSAIDAANDGRVTFYPERYRQSYLSWLGEKRDWCISRQLWWGHRIPVWSKTFDVQDVFSLHQFKQAVEKHPQRHEFAVRVSDPDQGKMNVMVCLTNCDRPLEEFFEQLGLERDPDVLDTWFSSALWPHETLGWPNLEQNPPLNGKPDESGSGQNEVLSYFYPGSVLVTSRDIITLWVARMVLTGLYNMGDIPFRHVCIHPKIQDGFGQTMSKSKGNGVDPIELIEKYGCDGMRFTIASFAGETQDVRLPVGYECPHCQAVIPQEQQHLKFKPGKPKIKCFKCKKESQYATPNYIPDDGEPVARIVIERFEYGRNFCNKLWNAARFAMLNLEGYTPGAVDLSQLAIEDRWILSRLATVTDEVTSLLGIYKFDAATRSLRDFVWNEFCDWYLEMIKPRLRDEALKPTAQRVLVTVLDTTLRLLHPFAPFITEELWQRLREIAPERGLPEPATTEEAIIVAPWPSGLTGLRDNALESRFQRLQDLIIAVRNVRGTYNISPAISVAISVRCSDEIAQDLKQVQPQFELLAKTTLTEAGANVTRPSASASFSLGDADGYLPLEGLVDLKAEVERLKKEAEKLRGFIAGHEKKLTNQSFVDRAPPEVVQEVRGTLSGLQKQLTSVEEAVQQLS
- a CDS encoding sigma-54-dependent transcriptional regulator, which produces MTAASTQKLRVLFVDDEPAIRDVMKLELPRMGHDVVMCEDGYAALKALDKQPFDAAIVDLRMPGLSGWDVIEHIKRVSPETEVIISTGHGDIDAAIQAVRSGAYDFLRKPCKLVEISAALKRVAEKRMLTNKTIALESRLKAVEGSPDLIGHSAPMLMVKKLCEKIAPTDSSVLIQGETGTGKELVARRIHDLSPRANMPFVPVNCGALAEHLVESELFGHGKGAYTGAEKSRKGLIEVANGGTLFLDEFGELDKGMQVKLLRFLESGEVRRVGENDAFHVDVRVVCATNRHLQKMVADGVFREDLYFRINTFEIALPALRERKDDIPELARTLIARYLKRRDVPDTMLSPETVAVLKNYDWPGNVRELANALERATIMCDGTTIRPEDLPSHLLRNIDVTSIKTPAVAVSSTPKTLREIEMELIYKALDKFNGDKPKAAAELGIALKTLYNKLNADQTKAAG